The following DNA comes from Ardenticatenales bacterium.
CCGCCGCCCTGAACGCCGCCTGGCCCACGTTTACCCCCACTGGTCCCTTGCCCGCAACCTTCGCCGCCGCGGAATGGACGGAGGCGCTGGCCGATTTCTACGTGGACACGGCCATCGCCGCCTTTTTCTGGGCCGACCATGCCGCCCCCTGGGAAGAAGCATTACGGGATTTGCGCGCCATCCACCACGACAGCCCACTGCCTGCCTTCCTTGCGCGACTTGTGGGACATCCGCTTGATGCCGGCATTCACCTCACCCCCAACCTCGCCTACCCCGCGCTGCAAGCCATCCTCACCCCAACCCCCGCCGCCCTCACCTTCATCCTCCCCCCGCCCAAAGCCGTCGGCGAATCCGCCCCCTGGCCCTACCGCGAGGGCGCGGACTGGGTGCTGGCGGAAACGTGTTACCATCTTTGCGCCCACTTCCTCCAACCCGCCCTGGCCGACCTCGCCTCGGCGGAGCAAGCCGCCCTGCTGCACGCCGTTGTCGCCGCCTTTCTCGCGCAGGCATCCGGCCCCGGCGACAGCCAGGCGTACATCGTCAGCAGCAAACGCCAGTTCAACCTGCCCCAACTCCCCCAACTCGTCGCCCAACTCCAATCCCACCTGGCCGCCCCCACCAACGTGCCGCTGCTGACGGCCCTCATTAACCATGCAACAATTCGCCCATTCACCACATAATGATTGATGGAGACTCGCATGACCTACGAACTCATTCTCACCCAAACTCACGACCGCGTGGGCGTGATCCAGTTTAACCGCCCCAAAGCATTGAATGCCCTCAATCGGGAGATGATGGCCGAAGTGATGGACGCGGCGGAAGCGTTTGACGCGGACGCGGCCATTGGCTGCATTGTCATCACGGGCAACCAGCGCGCCTTCGCCGCCGGCGCGGACATCAAGGAAATGGCCGTAGCCACCCCCGTGACCATGCTGGACAACCCCTTTATTGACTACTGGGACCGCCTGCGCCGCATCAGCAAGCCGGTCGTCGCCGCCGTCTCCGGGTTCGCCCTCGGTGGCGGCTGCGAGCTGGCCATGGCCTGCGACATGATCATCGCCAGCGAGACAGCCCAATTCGGCCAGCCGGAAATCAACCTGGGCGTCATCCCCGGCGCGGGGGGCACGCAACGCATGGCGCGCGCCGTGGGCAAGGCCCTGGCTATGGAAATCGTCCTCAATGGCCGCTTCCTCAGCGCGGAAGAAGCGGTGCGCTTTGGCCTGGCGAACAAAGTCGTGCCCGCCGAATCCTACCTGGAAGAAGCCATCCGCTTCGCCGCCCAAATCGCCGCCCGCGCCCCCGTCGCCCTGCGCCTGGGCAAAGAAGCCGTCAACGCCGCTTTCGAGACCACCCTGCAAACCGGCCTGGCCTACGAACGCCGCCTCTTCTACATGCTCTTCGCCACCGCCGACCAGAAAGAAGGCATGGACGCCTTTATTAACAAGCGCAAGGCGGAATGGCAGGGCAAGTGAGGAATAATTAATTGGGTGAATTCGTGAATGGGTGAATGGTTAACGGGATGGCGCCTGGCATAAACGGGTAGAGCGGGTTGGCACCCCCCTACAGATCAGCCTGCCAGGTTTTTTGCAGAGAAAATCTGGCAGGTTTACAATTTCAAGAATTCCCGTCAGTAAGCCACACGCTTTTCAGATTTCTCCGTTTCGGAAAAAGAAATCGCTTCCGATACGGCTGCCTGGCGTAAAGCCTCTTCTAAAAAATGGCGCAAGTTATTTTCGTCGCGAATGCCGGCATTCAACTCCGCCAAACCAAGCTCAATCGCTGAAACCAGATCAGAATCAGTCGAATGGGGATCAATGAGCAGCAAAGGCAATCTGGCAACGTACCAATCTTCGAGTTCTTCAATGGTAATAGCATTCTCGATAAATTGAACGATTTTTCTTCTCAATTTGGACGATAACATGCGGGAAAACCCTCCAGACAGTCAACTCACAGTAGAATGGGTGACGGCAGACATTATAAGACATTACTTTAACACCGGTCAATACTATGAGAAAGCAAAGTCAGGATCTCTTATCTCTTACTTGAAAAGAAACTCTCACCCTGATCAACCGCCGCCTGGGGAACCGGTCTGTACCCACAGTCAAATTGTTTACTATTACTCGCAAGAGAACAGCCTGGTAGCCGTTGTGCATCAATACTACCGTCCGGATGGGACAGTT
Coding sequences within:
- a CDS encoding enoyl-CoA hydratase/isomerase family protein produces the protein MTYELILTQTHDRVGVIQFNRPKALNALNREMMAEVMDAAEAFDADAAIGCIVITGNQRAFAAGADIKEMAVATPVTMLDNPFIDYWDRLRRISKPVVAAVSGFALGGGCELAMACDMIIASETAQFGQPEINLGVIPGAGGTQRMARAVGKALAMEIVLNGRFLSAEEAVRFGLANKVVPAESYLEEAIRFAAQIAARAPVALRLGKEAVNAAFETTLQTGLAYERRLFYMLFATADQKEGMDAFINKRKAEWQGK